One Hymenobacter volaticus DNA window includes the following coding sequences:
- a CDS encoding helix-turn-helix transcriptional regulator: protein MPVNKSAHDRYLIIDKCLQRRNRTWTIKDLLAAVEDEYREAGGDGVCERTLKGDLHHMKKLNGYNAPIKYSRRLGYHYTKPGFSIRNTPLTSADLLILHQSLHPLKALRGLGLADELNELIRRLEQHLPNSDEAAGPVLQLEAAPEYTGTEHLKRLYKAISEKTPLRIEYQPYRAPKARAEEVHPYLLKTFNGRWYLIAQNDAKGDQLQNYALDRIKDIDDSQIVFRPATVDFGAYFTSLIGVTIPQTSSCIETVRLRMSSGRAPYVLTKAIHPSQVVLSDTKAGLEIELRLIINQELKTNLLSYGPDLQVLAPDSLRHSLRKLLKKALTNYQ, encoded by the coding sequence ATGCCTGTCAATAAAAGCGCGCACGACCGCTACCTCATCATCGATAAATGCCTGCAGCGCCGTAACCGCACCTGGACCATCAAGGACTTGCTCGCGGCCGTAGAGGACGAGTACAGGGAAGCCGGTGGCGACGGGGTGTGCGAGCGTACGCTGAAAGGGGATCTGCACCACATGAAAAAGCTAAACGGATACAATGCCCCCATTAAGTATTCGCGCCGGCTGGGCTATCACTATACAAAGCCGGGTTTCTCCATTCGCAACACTCCCCTGACCAGTGCCGATTTGCTGATCCTGCATCAGAGCCTGCACCCGTTGAAAGCCTTGCGGGGTTTGGGCTTGGCGGATGAGTTAAACGAGTTGATCCGTCGGTTGGAGCAGCACTTGCCCAATAGTGACGAGGCGGCTGGTCCGGTTCTGCAATTGGAGGCCGCACCGGAGTACACAGGTACAGAGCACCTGAAACGCTTATACAAGGCCATCTCGGAGAAAACCCCCTTGCGGATCGAATACCAACCTTACCGGGCCCCGAAAGCACGTGCGGAAGAGGTCCATCCCTACCTGCTCAAAACGTTCAATGGGCGGTGGTACCTCATCGCTCAAAACGACGCCAAAGGGGACCAGTTGCAGAATTACGCACTCGACCGCATCAAGGACATAGACGACAGCCAAATCGTCTTTCGCCCAGCCACGGTTGATTTCGGCGCCTATTTCACCTCTCTCATTGGGGTAACCATTCCGCAAACAAGTTCATGCATTGAAACTGTACGCTTGCGAATGTCGAGCGGGCGCGCTCCCTACGTCCTGACCAAAGCAATTCATCCCAGCCAGGTTGTTCTGAGCGATACCAAGGCAGGGTTGGAAATTGAGCTGCGCTTAATTATCAACCAGGAGCTTAAAACGAATCTACTCAGTTATGGTCCCGATCTCCAAGTCTTGGCGCCCGACTCGCTACGGCATTCGCTGCGGAAACTACTTAAGAAAGCGTTGACTAACTACCAATAA
- a CDS encoding sacsin N-terminal ATP-binding-like domain-containing protein, which translates to MQERLDVYRRDSTLILQDYMLEQQVSADYDRRQLLELLQNADDAAGRDPKNRPGQVSIRLHGRILEVANTGAIFTEAGVQCLLYSNLSPKSLDADQIGAKGLGFRAVLNWADKLEIHSG; encoded by the coding sequence ATGCAGGAGCGCTTGGACGTGTACCGGCGGGACTCGACGCTTATTCTGCAGGACTACATGCTGGAGCAGCAAGTCAGCGCCGACTACGACAGGCGGCAGCTGCTGGAACTGTTACAAAACGCCGACGACGCGGCCGGCCGCGATCCCAAAAACCGCCCTGGGCAAGTGTCCATTCGGCTGCATGGACGCATACTGGAAGTGGCCAACACCGGAGCTATCTTCACCGAAGCGGGTGTACAGTGCCTGCTTTACAGCAACCTGAGCCCCAAATCCCTGGATGCCGACCAGATCGGGGCCAAGGGCCTGGGATTTCGAGCCGTGCTCAACTGGGCCGATAAGCTGGAAATTCATAGCGGCTAG
- a CDS encoding MBL fold metallo-hydrolase, whose protein sequence is MSPSFIRTFHPIGQGAFYTEQHREGNQTLTIVYDCGSLTAPKEHFLRKVATALPRGTVIDLLFISHFHADHINGLDELKRKYTIRAVVLPKLTEEARVLVKLENFLEYEGFSSVLIDNPRAYFGRRTRIIFVEPIDPNAGTAAEIILNNDRFVEVPGEQDQDLRDSAAPAGKQPGRLRTITSGTPLRLTLHKTAFWEYVPYNYEYAARRTTFVAMLKKLKIELGTLGNLEQVINRKKDLSKAYRSLDGDLNENSLVVYSGALTDPMRLLHRGHSCTCWHPFYASVEKEGCLYLGDLDLNIPTLPADLQTRLGSRWDRIQTLQVPHHGSVHNFVPLPLDKDVQAIISYGSNNTYGHPSAHVIGQLHLLQATPILVTEQLDTAFYLHT, encoded by the coding sequence ATGTCCCCGTCTTTTATCCGCACGTTTCATCCCATTGGTCAAGGAGCCTTCTATACCGAACAGCATCGCGAGGGTAACCAAACCCTGACCATAGTCTACGATTGTGGCTCGCTGACGGCGCCCAAGGAGCACTTTCTGCGTAAGGTGGCCACAGCCCTGCCGCGCGGTACCGTGATTGATCTTTTGTTTATTTCTCACTTCCACGCCGATCATATCAATGGGCTGGATGAGTTAAAGCGCAAGTACACCATCCGCGCCGTGGTGTTACCCAAGCTCACGGAGGAGGCGCGGGTACTGGTTAAGTTGGAGAACTTCCTGGAGTACGAGGGCTTTAGCTCGGTGCTGATTGATAACCCTCGGGCCTACTTCGGCCGCCGTACCCGCATTATTTTCGTAGAGCCTATTGACCCCAATGCCGGAACGGCCGCTGAGATTATTCTTAACAACGATCGGTTCGTAGAGGTACCAGGCGAACAAGACCAGGATTTGCGGGACTCTGCCGCGCCCGCGGGGAAGCAGCCGGGACGCCTGCGCACCATTACCAGCGGCACGCCCCTGCGGCTGACGCTTCATAAAACAGCCTTCTGGGAGTATGTTCCATACAATTACGAGTATGCTGCCCGGCGGACCACGTTTGTGGCGATGCTGAAAAAGCTTAAAATAGAACTCGGCACGCTCGGTAACCTGGAGCAGGTTATCAACCGGAAAAAAGATTTGTCCAAAGCTTACCGGAGCCTAGACGGGGATCTAAACGAGAACTCACTGGTTGTTTATTCCGGCGCGCTTACGGACCCGATGAGGTTGTTGCATCGAGGCCACAGTTGCACCTGCTGGCACCCTTTTTACGCGAGCGTAGAGAAAGAAGGGTGTTTGTACCTAGGGGACCTAGATCTAAATATTCCGACGCTGCCGGCCGATTTGCAAACCCGGCTAGGCAGCCGCTGGGACCGTATTCAAACGCTACAAGTGCCGCACCACGGCTCCGTACATAATTTTGTCCCGCTGCCCCTTGATAAAGACGTGCAGGCCATTATTTCCTACGGCTCAAATAACACCTACGGCCATCCGTCCGCGCACGTCATCGGCCAGCTGCACTTGCTGCAGGCCACGCCTATTCTGGTAACCGAGCAGCTGGATACAGCCTTTTACTTGCACACCTAA